The proteins below are encoded in one region of Penicillium psychrofluorescens genome assembly, chromosome: 4:
- a CDS encoding uncharacterized protein (ID:PFLUO_006656-T1.cds;~source:funannotate) encodes MSSNNRDDSGEEDTRPSQDVVRRPSLVSSRTLSDSGGRRPSQQHVRFSTDLERAAEEQQQRQPLPSTDGRPSSRGLTIDTALAQPTTARPAALSPASSLSPGSTPPTAVAARSAVSPTSPESTGRSRSRNRGYSLRRSIFNRNISTQSEDEPAVVDVDLEANSPSRDDAPAAAPLRKAPTSVDEKNELVVTPTATSDSPAKALTEASTYPSSSSDRPIKEHFSISVAQDKWVKKNAIKEAAAARIDGLLTTFRKNILRIKDIPPTEDGRHIDLNPALAETLLDERTGKPYVNNSIRSSRYSFWSFFPRQLFFQFTKLANFYFLVVAILQMIPGLSTTGTFTTLIPLLIFVGISMGKEGFDDWRRYRLDKEENNRFAFVLRPGSGTASVGASAASESHDWVEVKWRDIRVGDVVKLERDQPVPADLVLLHANGPNGVAYIETMALDGETNLKNKQPIQPVAKVCPTVDDINSNSVHFAVEDPNIDLYKFDGHVSVNAQEKLPLTNNEIVYRGSILRNTDRALGMVIYTGEECKIRMNANKNPRIKKPTLQGKVNRVVMLIVLLVVILAVACTIAYKFWAQDVQAHSWYLIDAAVSYGPVFTSFLIMFNTMIPISLYVSMEIVKVVQMFLLNDIDMYDPETNTPLEARTSTINEELGQVSYIFSDKTGTLTNNSMRFRKISVAGTAWLHDADLQEEAAREETMLVHKKRRVKGKKAMSRKSNASEARMGTARPSNLSMGLDAARRSSRPAASYRTVEMLQYIQRKPYTVFARKAKLFILALALCHTCIPEEDDTGAISFQAASPDELALVMAARDMGYLVSDRQSNTMTIRTRPNGSDETPVDEVYEILDVIEFSSARKRMSVVVRMPDQRICVFCKGADTTLMQLLKRAELAQEKAMEIERRVSRRKAAEANQVIRRNSEYQSRKDSGVRSSFSRPSFTRRRSSIRRSSVSGQHASALRESVDIWLRDRETDGGVLNRETDSEYYSPRPSAQMGRFSSALSDSGSSTNGEEDEDLVEEALVLNEAAVFERCFQHLNDFATEGLRTLLYGHRFLDETTYNTWKAAYHEASTSLVDRQEKIEEVGQQIEQQLELTGATAIEDKLQKGVPEAIDKLRRANIKMWMLTGDKRETAINVGHSCRLVKDYSTLTILDHEVGDVEESIVRLTADIMRGSVAHSVVVVDGQTLSTIEADETMRERFFQLAIRTESVICCRASPKQKAFLVRSIRKYVNDAITLAIGDGANDIAMIQEAHVGIGITGKEGLQAARISDYSIAQFRFLLKLLLVHGRWNYMRACKYTLGTFWKEMLFYLTQALYQRWNGYTGTSLYEPWSLSMFNTLFTSLAVIFLGIFSKDLAASTLLAVPELYTKGQRHGGFNMLLYLGWSFMATCEAVIIFFTMFGLYGMVVENPTGNDTFALGLLTFSACITVINLKLQALEVHNKTYLNLIVIIISVGGWFLWNLILSQRYKLSSGKGVYDVPDNFIHEAGHNLLFWVVWLCAVTACLIFELTVSTLRALFFPNDVDLFQEMEQDLDIRKRFEEAAAPEMQLSWNHGTKKSSIEIARETEEMDARERHVQELLARRRSTFADTKLATHEIELDGYSSAASDGHNAAAAASASPADAAPDGVFNRRASLATGVEVEPVSPVDGPSTHRRSVEIHELFSKGFGAVRKGRL; translated from the coding sequence ATGTCCAGCAACAATCGCGATGattctggagaagaggaCACCCGACCGTCTCAGGATGTGGTGAGACGGCCCTCCCTCGTCTCATCGCGGACCCTCTCCGATTCCGGCGGACGGCGACCATCGCAACAACATGTGCGCTTCTCAACCGACCTAGAGCGTGCCGCCGAGGAACAGCAACAGCGACAACCTCTTCCGTCGACCGACGGCCGACCCAGCTCCAGAGGCTTGACGATCGACACCGCGCTCGCGCAGCCCACCACTGCTCGTCCCGCTGCTCTATCGCCCGCCTCTTCGCTCTCCCCCGGTTCCACGCCACCCACTGCCGTCGCAGCTCGGTCGGCTGTTTCTCCGACCAGTCCCGAGTCGACAGGTCGGTCGCGGTCGCGAAATCGTGGATACTCGTTGCGACGGAGTATTTTCAATAGGAACATCAGCACGCAGTCGGAGGATGAGCCCGCCGTGGTGGACGTGGACCTCGAGGCCAACAGTCCGTCCAGGGACGAtgcgccagcagctgcacCACTCCGCAAGGCACCCACTTccgtggatgagaagaaTGAGTTGGTCGTCACACCGACGGCGACTTCAGACTCGCCGGCCAAGGCGTTGACAGAGGCATCGACCTAtccctcgtcttcatcgGACCGCCCTATCAAAGAGCACTTCTCCATTTCTGTCGCTCAGGACAAATGGGTGAAGAAAAATGCGATCAAGGAGGCCGCGGCCGCCCGTATCGATGGTCTTCTCACTACCTTCCGGAAGAACATCCTACGGATCAAAGACATTCCCCCGACGGAAGATGGACGCCATATCGACCTGAACCCGGCCCTAGCAGAGACCTTGCTTGATGAGCGGACTGGTAAACCATACGTGAACAATTCCATTCGCTCCAGTCGCTATAGCTTCTGGAGTTTCTTCCCGCGCCAGCTTTTCTTCCAGTTCACCAAGCTGGCCAATTTCTATTTCTTGGTTGTCGCCATCTTGCAGATGATCCCCGGATTAAGTACGACGGGAACATTTACGACTCTGATCCCGCTCTTGATCTTCGTGGGTATTTCTATGGGCAAGGAAGGATTTGACGACTGGCGCCGGTATCGCCtggacaaagaagaaaacaaccGCTTTGCCTTTGTGCTGCGGCCCGGCAGCGGCACGGCCTCCGTTggtgcctcggcggcgagtgAATCCCACGACTGGGTAGAGGTGAAGTGGAGGGATATTCGCGTCGGGGACGTCGTCAAGCTCGAGCGCGACCAGCCCGTTCCGGCCGATCTGGTGTTACTCCACGCCAATGGCCCCAACGGCGTGGCTTATATCGAAACCATGGCCCTGGATGGTGAAACAAACCTCAAGAACAAGcagcccatccagcccgtggCCAAGGTCTGCCCGACTGTGGATGATATCAATAGCAATTCGGTCCATTTTGCCGTCGAGGATCCCAACATCGACCTGTACAAGTTCGATGGCCACGTTTCTGTCAATGCCCAAGAGAAGCTGCCCTTGACCAACAACGAGATCGTCTACAGAGGAAGTATCTTGCGGAATACGGATCGCGCTCTTGGTATGGTGATCTACACTGGTGAAGAGTGCAAAATCCGCATGAACGCCAACAAGAACCCGAGGATCAAGAAACCAACACTACAGGGCAAGGTGAACCGTGTTGTTATGCTCATTGTGCTTCTTGTTGTTATTCTTGCTGTGGCGTGCACGATTGCCTACAAGTTCTGGGCCCAGGACGTGCAAGCGCACTCGTGGTATCTCATTGATGCCGCGGTCTCCTACGGTCCCGtcttcacctccttcctcatcatGTTCAACACGATGATCCCCATCTCACTGTACGTGAGTatggagattgtcaaggTCGTGCAGATGTTCTTGCTGAACGACATTGACATGTACGACCCCGAAACCAACACCCCGCTCGAGGCGCGGACCTCCACTATCAACGAGGAGCTCGGCCAAGTGAGCTACATTTTCTCCGACAAGACCGGCACCCTGACCAACAACTCCATGCGCTTCCGCAAGATCAGTGTCGCTGGAACGGCGTGGCTTCACGACGCGGACCTGCAGGAGGAGGCTGCTCGCGAGGAGACCATGCTTGTCCACAAGAAGCGCAGAGTCAAGGGTAAGAAGGCTATGAGTCGCAAGTCGAATGCCTCCGAGGCTCGCATGGGTACTGCCCGGCCTTCGAACCTTTCTATGGGCCTGGATGCTGCGCGCCGGTCTAGTCGTCCGGCCGCCTCCTACCGCACGGTCGAGATGCTCCAGTACATCCAGCGCAAGCCGTACACAGTCTTCGCTCGCAAGGCCAAGCTGTTCATTTTGGCTCTTGCTCTCTGCCACACCTGCATTCCTGAAGAAGACGACACCGGAGCTATTTCTTTCCAGGCAGCCTCGCCCGACGAGCTGGCTCTAGTCATGGCTGCCCGGGATATGGGATACCTAGTCTCTGATCGCCAGTCGAATACCATGACTATCCGAACCCGCCCCAATGGTTCCGATGAGACTCCCGTCGATGAAGTGTATGAAATCCTGGATGTTATCGAGTTCTCCAGCGCGCGAAAGCGGATGTCGGTCGTCGTCCGCATGCCTGACCAGCGCATCTGCGTGTTTTGCAAAGGTGCTGATACAACACTCATGCAACTGCTCAAGCGTGCTGAGCTGGCACAagagaaggccatggagatcgaGCGTCGTGTGAGCAGGCGCAAGGCCGCAGAAGCGAACCAGGTCATTCGCCGCAATAGCGAGTACCAGAGCCGCAAGGACAGTGGCGTTCGGTCCAGCTTCAGCCGTCCCAGCTTCACCCGGCGACGCTCCTCGATTCGGCGTTCCTCTGTTTCCGGCCAGCACGCGTCAGCTCTGCGAGAAAGTGTTGATATTTGGCTGCGTGACCGGGAGACCGATGGCGGGGTTTTGAATCGGGAGACCGATAGTGAATACTACAGCCCCCGGCCCTCGGCTCAGATGGGACGATTCTCATCGGCGCTATCGGATTCCGGAAGCTCGACGAacggcgaggaagatgaggatctggTGGAAGAGGCTCTGGTGTTGAACGAAGCCGCTGTTTTCGAGCGCTGCTTCCAGCACTTGAACGACTTTGCGACAGAGGGTCTGCGGACCCTGCTTTACGGCCACCGTTTCTTGGATGAGACCACCTACAATACCTGGAAGGCTGCTTACCATGAGGCTAGCACTAGTCTGGTTGACCggcaggagaagattgaAGAGGTCGGccagcagatcgagcagCAACTGGAGCTGACGGGTGCTACTGCCATCGAGGACAAGCTGCAGAAGGGTGTACCGGAAGCGATTGACAAGTTGCGACGCGCGAACATCAAGATGTGGATGTTGACTGGCGACAAGCGTGAGACGGCTATTAATGTCGGACATTCGTGCCGTCTTGTTAAGGATTATTCCACCCTGACTATTCTCGATCACGAAGTTGGCGACGTCGAGGAGTCGATTGTGCGCTTGACTGCGGACATTATGCGTGGTAGCGTGGCTCACTCCGTTGTGGTCGTTGACGGCCAGACGCTGTCAACTATCGAGGCGGATGAGACGATGCGAGAGCGGTTCTTCCAGTTGGCTATCCGAACAGAGTCCGTGATCTGTTGCCGTGCCAGTCCCAAGCAAAAAGCGTTCTTGGTTCGCTCGATCCGCAAGTACGTTAACGACGCCATTACACTTGCCATTGGAGACGGTGCCAACGACATTGCCATGATCCAAGAGGCCCACGTGGGTATCGGTATCACTGGTAAGGAAGGTCTTCAGGCGGCGCGTATCTCCGATTACTCGATCGCGCAGTTCCGCTTCTTGCTCAAGTTGCTCCTGGTGCACGGCCGCTGGAACTACATGCGCGCGTGCAAGTACACGCTGGGCACCTTCTGGAAGGAGATGCTGTTCTACCTGACGCAAGCGCTCTATCAACGATGGAACGGCTACACGGGCACGAGTTTGTACGAGCCGTGGAGTTTGAGTATGTTCAATACGCTCTTCACGTCGCTGGCAgtcatcttcctcggcattttcTCCAAGGACCTCGCTGCCTCGACGCTCCTCGCTGTTCCGGAGCTCTACACCAAAGGCCAGCGACATGGCGGGTTCAATATGCTCTTGTACCTGGGTTGGTCGTTCATGGCCACCTGCGAAGCAgtgatcatcttcttcaccatgTTCGGCCTGTACGGAATGGTAGTCGAGAACCCCACAGGCAACGACACCTTCGCCCTAGGCCTcctcaccttctccgcctGCATCACAGTGATCAACCTGAAACTGCAAGCGCTAGAAGTACACAACAAGACGTACCTCAATCTAATcgtgatcatcatctccgtcgGCGGTTGGTTCCTGTGGAACCTGATCCTCTCGCAGCGCTACAAGCTCAGTTCCGGCAAAGGTGTCTACGACGTCCCTGACAACTTCATCCACGAAGCAGGCCACAACCTCCTCTTCTGGGTCGTGTGGCTCTGCGCCGTAACGGCATGTCTCATCTTCGAATTGACCGTCTCCACGCTGCgcgccctcttcttccccaatGATGTCGACCTCTTCCAGGAAATGGAACAGGATCTCGATATCAGGAAACGCTTCGAGGAGGCGGCTGCCCCGGAAATGCAGCTGAGCTGGAACCATGGCACTAAGAAGTCGAGCATCGAGATCGCTCGCGAGActgaggagatggatgctCGTGAACGACACGTTCAGGAACTTCTTGCGAGACGGCGCTCTACTTTTGCTGATACCAAGCTCGCCACGCACGAAATAGAGCTGGATGGGTATTCTAGCGCTGCTAGTGATGGTCATaatgccgccgccgccgcctctgCTTCCCCTGCTGATGCTGCTCCCGACGGTGTCTTCAATCGCCGTGCCTCCTTGGCAACAGGCGTCGAGGTTGAACCTGTCTCCCCCGTCGATGGCCCAAGTACCCATCGCCGCTCAGTCGAGATCCACGAGCTGTTCAGCAAGGGCTTCGGCGCTGTCCGGAAGGGCCGCCTGTAA
- a CDS encoding uncharacterized protein (ID:PFLUO_006657-T1.cds;~source:funannotate): protein MATAMPSPITNTSYKPHPTEKMKAAQWMGTRSIQVGTVPKPTITDPSDAIVHVTHTTICGSDLHMYEGELNDAMQKGDIMGHEAIGFVEEVGSNVKRLQKGDRVIILPIIACGECQYCKRQEYSLCDTTDPSKEMEKMYGHRLSGILGYTHLCGGYPGDQAEYARVPIADLTCVKAPKDVDAKKLLGLADVTTTAWHGNELAEVGKGDIVGVWGCGPVGLSIQRLALLRGAKKVYAVDKDPLRLQLAESFGMTPVDVSAHPEVADYILSLQPHGLDRSIEASGFRSTQKPPHAAMRAIGLERDSSDMISAAIKATRKGGNIALIGDFFFNTNDFPIGAMMEKGLTVRGGQLSAQKYHPFLLDLVVQGKYDPSWMFTYEDNFENIADDYQKFSRHEIPGGLKVCLVTAYGRSLDK from the exons ATGGCGACCGCAATGCCCAG CCCCATCACCAACACCTCCTACAAGCCTCACCCCaccgagaagatgaaggcGGCGCAATGGATGGGCACGCGCAGCATCCAAGTCGGCACGGTGCCGAAACCCACCATCACCGACCCCAGCGACGCCATCGTGCACGTCACGCACACGACCATCTGCGGGTCGGACCTGCACATGTACGAGGGCGAGCTGAACGACGCCATGCAAAAGGGCGACATCATGGGCCACGAGGCGATCGGGttcgtcgaggaggtcggcTCCAACGTCAAGAGGCTGCAAAAGGGCGACCGCGTCATCATCCTGCCCATCATCGCCTGCGGCGAGTGCCAGTACTGCAAGCGCCAGGAGTACTCGCTCTGCGACACGACCGACCCGTCCAAGGAGATGGAAAAGATGTACGGCCATCGCCTGTCGGGCATCTTAGGCTACACGCATCTCTGCGGCGGGTACCCCGGCGACCAGGCCGAGTACGCCCGCGTGCCCATTGCGGATCTCACCTGCGTCAAGGCGCCGAAGGACGTCGACGCCAAGAAGCTCCTCGGTCTCGCCGacgtcaccaccaccgcctggCATGGCAACGAGCTGGCGGAAGTCGGCAAGGGCGACATCGTCGGCGTGTGGGGCTGCGGCCCTGTCGGCCTGTCCATCCAGaggctggcgctgctgcgcGGTGCCAAGAAGGTATATGCGGTGGACAAAGATCCGCTGCGACTGCAGCTTGCCGAGAGCTTTGGCATGACGCCCGTCGACGTGTCGGCGCATCCGGAGGTGGCGGATTATATCCTGTCGCTGCAGCCGCACGGGCTAGATCGCTCCATCGAGGCCAGTGGTTTCCGAAGCACACAGAAACCACCGCATGCGGCGATGCGCGCCATCGGTCTAGAGAGGGATAGTAGCGATATGATCTCGGCCGCCATCAAGGCGACGCGAAAGGGAGGCAACATTGCGTTGATTggcgacttcttcttcaacacGAATGACTTTCCCATTGGAGCGATGATGGAGAAAGGGTTGACGGTGCGAGGAGGACAGCTGTCGGCACAGAAG TACCACCCATTCCTGCTGGACCTAGTGGTACAGGGCAAGTACGATCCATCCTGGATGTTCACCTACGAAG ACAATTTCGAAAACATCGCAGATGATTACCAGAAGTTTTCGCGCCATGAAATTCCGGGGGGACTCAAGGTGTGCTTGGTGACAGCGTATGGAAGAAGCTTGGATAAGTAG
- a CDS encoding uncharacterized protein (ID:PFLUO_006658-T1.cds;~source:funannotate), which translates to MDTLPKSMKAVVIDKHGDSSVLRLETHHPLPIMNDTDVLVKVDYAGVNFVDTYQRSGLYPVKLPLQVGREGAGIIVKIGSNVPPSYGLQVGQRVAVFTQGTTAEYVSAPSESVMVLPPSVVTKQGAAIMLQGLTAWTIVQDAHKVEPGQTILIQAAAGGTGGMLVQMCKHLGATIIGTVSTPKKAEIAMKHGCDHVILYKDNDVQEEVMRITSTKGCHAVLSGVGEATFAQDLACTRRKGTLVSYGNSSGAVSSFRVLDLSKKNVRLVRPTLANYITERDEFVLRSQQLLDLVGSGVVRPEFGGEYRLEEVAQAQDDLTTQKTTGKLLIKIQT; encoded by the coding sequence ATGGACACACTTCCAAAATCCATGAAAGCGGTCGTCATTGACAAGCATGGCGATTCCTCTGTCCTTCGCCTGGAGACCCACCATCCTCTCCCAATCATGAACGACACGGACGTCCTGGTGAAAGTCGATTATGCTGGAGTAAACTTTGTTGATACCTACCAGCGCAGTGGCCTATACCCAGTGAAGCTGCCCCTGCAGGTCGGCCGTGAAGGCGCCGGTATCATTGTCAAGATTGGTTCCAACGTGCCTCCGTCATATGGTCTCCAGGTTGGTCAGCGAGTGGCAGTCTTCACGCAAGGTACCACAGCAGAGTACGTCTCTGCACCATCAGAGAGCGTAATGGTATTGCCGCCATCCGTGGTAACTAAACAAGGTGCAGCCATCATGCTCCAGGGTCTGACAGCATGGACGATCGTTCAAGATGCCCACAAGGTCGAGCCAGGACAGACGATTCTGATCCAGGCGGCGGCTGGAGGGACTGGTGGGATGCTCGTGCAAATGTGCAAACACCTTGGTGCCACTATAATCGGCACAGTGTCGACGCCAAAAAAAGCAGAAATTGCGATGAAGCACGGATGCGATCATGTTATTCTCTACAAGGACAATGATGTGCAAGAGGAGGTCATGCGAATAACGAGCACGAAGGGCTGCCATGCGGTCCTCAGTGGCGTTGGAGAGGCTACCTTCGCTCAAGACCTTGCCTGCACGAGGAGAAAGGGGACTCTGGTTTCATATGGCAACAGCAGCGGCGCAGTGTCCAGTTTCCGAGTCCTGGATTTGAGCAAGAAAAATGTCAGACTTGTGCGGCCGACACTGGCAAACTATATCACAGAAAGGGATGAGTTTGTCCTGCGATCGCAGCAGTTGCTAGACTTGGTGGGATCCGGAGTTGTGCGGCCAGAGTTTGGTGGTGAATATCGCTTGGAGGAGGTGGCCCAGGCCCAGGATGACCTTACGACTCAGAAGACAACTGGAAAACTGCTCATTAAGATACAAACTTAA
- a CDS encoding uncharacterized protein (ID:PFLUO_006659-T1.cds;~source:funannotate): MSSETTGRQHATPANIRDAFSRAMSAMYTTEVPLYGTLLSLVSHVNKTTLEQDDSLRRHLEATDDLDRIDLERHGAIRVGTPAELHSVRRVLQAMDMLPTGYYDLSAAGVPVHATCFRPHSASELSKNPFRLFVSLLQPHLIADEKLRAIAMETLGCRQIFSHRMYELLDIYESCGGLTDAEAEEFVREARDSFRWHASAAVPHDDYLRLLRENSVLADIVAFRSPHINHLTPRTLDIDAVQSDMRDRNIPLKEYVEGPPKRKCPILLRQTSFKAIEEPIEFPRDTKGDPVDSANAVSGYHTARFGEIEQRGVALTVKGRQMYDTMLQSALQDGITAVHADAYSLKFAEFPDSWEQLRAEGLAWFQYRVDWDRLQSVENLKSDDLGDLIESGYVVYEPIVYEDFLPISAAGIFQSNLANPRATNGGSPGSVPCSNKREFELALGMETMDEMILYKKIQDDSLAKCRQCVRDFGLGTATI, translated from the coding sequence ATGAGCTCCGAAACTACCGGCCGTCAACACGCAACACCAGCAAATATCCGTGATGCCTTCTCCCGGGCCATGTCCGCTATGTATACGACTGAAGTCCCTCTATACGGAACATTACTATCTCTCGTTTCTCACGTCAACAAGACGACACTTGAGCAGGATGATTCACTACGCCGACACTTGGAAGCCACAGACGACCTAGACCGCATCGACTTGGAACGACATGGCGCCATCAGAGTTGGTACTCCGGCAGAGCTTCATTCAGTGCGGCGCGTGCTTCAGGCGATGGACATGCTCCCTACTGGGTATTACGACCTGTCCGCAGCGGGAGTACCAGTGCATGCTACCTGCTTCCGCCCTCACAGCGCATCGGAGCTATCCAAAAATCCATTTCGCCTGTTTGTTTCGCTGTTGCAGCCGCACCTGATCGCAGATGAAAAGCTCCGAGCTATTGCTATGGAAACTCTTGGTTGTCGCCAGATCTTCTCACATCGCATGTACGAGCTTCTAGACATTTATGAAAGCTGTGGTGGACTTACAGATGCTGAGGCTGAGGAGTTCGTGCGGGAAGCGAGGGATAGCTTCCGATGGCACGCTAgtgctgctgttcctcaCGATGACTATCTGCGGCTTTTGCGCGAGAATTCTGTCTTAGCTGATATTGTTGCCTTTCGATCACCTCATATCAACCACCTCACTCCCCGTACCTTGGATATCGATGCGGTACAGTCCGACATGCGCGATCGGAATATTCCCCTCAAGGAATACGTCGAAGGTCccccaaaaagaaagtgCCCAATTCTCCTGCGACAAACCAGCTTCAAAGCCATCGAGGAGCCAATTGAATTTCCAAGAGACACAAAGGGCGACCCGGTAGATTCGGCTAATGCCGTGTCTGGGTATCATACAGCCAGGTTTGGGGAGATCGAGCAGCGAGGTGTGGCCTTAACGGTCAAGGGGCGCCAGATGTACGACACAATGTTACAATCGGCACTGCAGGATGGCATCACAGCCGTGCATGCAGATGCTTATTCTCTGAAATTCGCCGAATTCCCCGATTCATGGGAGCAGCTCCGTGCAGAAGGCCTGGCGTGGTTTCAATACCGTGTTGATTGGGACAGACTGCAGTCGGTAGAGAATCTGAAATCCGATGATCTCGGGGATCTGATTGAATCCGGTTATGTGGTGTACGAGCCCATAGTCTACGAAGATTTCCTCCCTATCAGCGCGGCGGGCATCTTTCAGAGCAATCTTGCCAATCCTAGGGCGACCAACGGCGGGTCACCGGGATCGGTTCCTTGCAGTAACAAACGAGAGTTTGAGCTCGCCCTGGGCATGGAGACTATGGACGAGATGATACTATACAAAAAGATCCAGGATGATAGTCTGGCGAAATGTCGTCAATGCGTTCGAGACTTCGGGCTGGGGACGGCCACAATATGA
- a CDS encoding uncharacterized protein (ID:PFLUO_006660-T1.cds;~source:funannotate) — translation MYERQRVWRACQACRRKKVKCDGEHPCESCTRNQAECVYVEPSNNMRMVDQQYLMKLESQIQQMEKRLHEHSQGQLSTGHDGQASQDVQTGEEDQDSRGVMLPSAPRPMAANVSDSDNANHGPYSLLDQLGDGLNDSPETNQVEEVAMPPHYSEPAVTDVTRLPEPLLQLLIDLFYRSIYPIFPIISRCDFQPQYDRWLSARQGSRVSEDDEFLLLLYALLAVASFLLPAEHAIFEQPGLKAYKHVDLGDLLYSYATPKCPERPSGQNPTPATNFVVSQGLLTLYLTECGKVNDAWIRVGHAIRLYQALDLDNGVDAAAEVNATGSSNGNLWWCLYILDRCLSTVLLKPLAIDNVESNMDSYDGERQSAWRSEDKIDPWFPVIAEFHIILGRIYKSVQWIRRCHPSQNTELGDNGTLRSNMKKYDIELEKYYTKRVLPKMQGPHGTARPLALQNVAESSYYIGLVLLYRTFIEKLKIEEPEVFLRCAEAASSCIRVTPQVMATVPACHFVIQQCRAVYTSTKVLLHCMRLVKNTGYTNNAWPDVQRGCDILRKIKVQWPEIKRYQKLTEEDMYRTQINLSKHELFNRVFDRYGQETCSRPSGDSGTNHASLRRTNTSHSNSRHQCLPGIADNDTIRRRRDLVNNAPDLDLTRTPQSLISHNHVQDSRPPEREPKRRRLSQNFYAPPVPYTYCTPNTPPILTEADRLPMMNTTLGPSDFLLPDIPPLPPIPGDSPSDFLEDTMLMSSFDLIFSHPE, via the exons ATGTACGAGCGTCAGCGAGTTTGGCGTGCCTGTCAGGCATGTCGCCGGAAGAAAGTCAAGTGTGACGGCGAGCATCCGTGCGAGAGCTGCACTCGCAACCAGGCCGAGTGCGTCTATGTTGAGCCGTCCAACAACATGAGAATGGTGGATCAGCA ATATCTCATGAAACTCGAGAGCCAGATTCAGCAGATGGAAAAGAGATTACATGAGCACTCACAAGGACAGCTATCAACCGGCCATGACGGCCAAGCCAGCCAAGATGTCCAAACAGGCGAGGAAGACCAAGACAGCAGAGGAGTGATGCTTCCATCTGCACCTCGTCCGATGGCCGCAAATGTGTCTGACAGCGATAATGCCAATCACGGTCCTTATTCTCTGCTTGACCAACTGGGAGACGGTCTCAATGACAGCCCTGAGACCAATcaggtggaagaagtggcAATGCCGCCGCACTACTCAGAGCCCGCTGTAACTGACGTGACCCGATTGCCGGAGCCGCTTCTGCAGCTCTTGATTGACCTTTTCTACCGTTCTATCTATCCCATATTCCCCATTATCAGCCGGTGTGATTTCCAGCCACAATATGATCGCTGGTTATCGGCTCGCCAAGGCAGCCGTGTCAGCGAAGACGACGAATTCTTGCTGCTCTTATATGCGCTGCTCGCCGTGGCATCCTTCCTGCTTCCAGCAGAGCATGCTATTTTTGAACAACCTGGCCTAAAAGCCTACAAACATGTAGACCTTGGAGATCTGCTATACTCTTATGCGACTCCCAAATGCCCAGAACGGCCATCCGGGCAGAACCCAACTCCAGCCACCAATTTCGTCGTTTCCCAGGGCCTTTTGACTCTCTATCTCACTGAGTGTGGCAAGGTGAACGACGCTTGGATCAGAGTGGGCCATGCGATCCGCCTATACCAAGCATTGGATCTTGATAATGGAGTGGATGCGGCGGCTGAAGTGAACGCGACCGGCAGCTCAAATGGCAACCTTTGGTGGTGTTTATATATTCTGGACCGCTGCTTGTCGACAGTGCTCCTCAAGCCCTTGGCCATTGATAATGTCGAAAGCAACATGGATTCATATGATGGGGAGAGGCAGTCGGCTTGGAGATCGGAAGATAAGATCGATCCCTGGTTTCCAGTCATTGCTGAGTTTCACATTATCCTTGGCCGTATTTACAAATCCGTGCAGTGGATTCGCAGATGTCACCCGTCCCAGAATACCGAGCTTGGGGATAACGGCACGCTGCGATCAAACATGAAAAAGTACGATatcgagctggagaagtacTACACTAAGCGGGTCCTGCCTAAAATGCAAGGGCCCCATGGCACGGCTCGACCGCTCGCACTACAGAACGTTGCTGAGTCGTCCTATTATATTGGGCTTGTCCTCCTTTACCGCACGTTTATTGAGAAACTCAAAATTGAAGAGCCTGAAGTGTTTCTACGGTGCGCCGAGGCCGCGTCCAGCTGCATCAGGGTCACTCCGCAAGTGATGGCCACTGTACCTGCCTGCCACTTTGTGATCCAGCAGTGCCGGGCGGTCTATACTAGTACCAAAGTCCTCTTACACTGCATGCGCTTGGTAAAAAATACAGGCTACACCAACAATGCCTGGCCCGATGTCCAGAGAGGCTGCGATATTTTGCGAAAGATCAAAGTTCAGTGGCCGGAGATTAAGAGATATCAAAAGCTCACCGAAGAAGACATGTACCGGACGCAGATTAATCTCAGCAAGCACGAGCTGTTCAATAGAGTTTTCGATCGATACGGGCAGGAAACTTGTTCAAGGCCATCAGGAGACAGCGGAACAAATCACGCTTCGCTGCGCAGAACCAATACCAGCCACAGCAACAGCCGGCATCAATGTCTGCCAGGAATCGCCGATAACGACACCATCCGTCGACGTAGGGATCTCGTGAACAATGCCCCTGACTTGGATCTAACGAGGACGCCGCAAAGCCTCATATCGCATAACCATGTACAGGATTCACGACCTCCTGAAAGAGAACCAAAGCGGCGCAGGCTGTCGCAAAATTTCTATGCTCCTCCTGTTCCCTACACATACTGTACACCGAACACGCCGCCCATACTCACCGAGGCAGACAGATTGCCTATGATGAACACGACACTTGGTCCCAGTGACTTCCTCCTACCCGACATCCCTCCTCTGCCACCCATCCCGGGAGATTCGCCATCTGACTTCCTTGAAGATACTATGCTAATGTCATCATTTGACCTAATCTTCTCACATCCCGAATGA